The genomic window TGCATGCTGGCAGTGATGAGGCCGGTCGCTTTGGCGACCGCGGCTGTGCTTTCCATGGGCTTTTTTCAGGGGGCTGCGGCCGAGCAGTCAAAGGGTGAGTTGCTCTTCGAGACGTGCCGCGGTTGCCACGGCATCCCGGGCTACAAGAACAACTACCCCACCTACAAGGTGCCCATGCTCGGCGGTCAGAGCGAGCAGTACATCGTCGATGCCCTGAACGCCTACAAGAACGGCACGCGCAAGCACGAAACGATGCACGCCCAGGCCTCGTCGCTCTCCACGGACGACATGCGGGCGATCGCGAGCTACCTGAGCGCCGCCACGGAAGTGAGCAGCGAGACCACGGGCAAGGCGCCGGCAGCGGCTGCCGCGTGCTCCGCCTGCCACGGCCCGAACGGCAAGGCGATCGCACCCAACTTCCCAAGCCTCGCAGGCCAGCACGCGGACTACCTGGCGTTCTCCCTGAAGCGCTACCGCTCGGGTGAGCGCAACAACGCGATCATGGCGGGCTTTGCGAGCAACCTCGACGACGACACCATCAAGGGCCTCGCTGCGTACTTCTCCAGTCAGCGCGACGGACTCACCACCGTCGAGCGCTGAGGCCTAAGGCTTTGGCCTTGCTCACGCGTTACGCCCACGGCATTACCGCCGTGGACTCGGCCCTGATCCGGCCGGGCTTCGACGCGGTCCACGTCATCACCGACGGCGGGCGGGCCGCGATCGTGGATACGGGCACCGGACACTCGGTGCCCCACATTCTCGAGGCCCTGGGCGAACTCGGCATCGATCCGGCGGTCGTGGACTACTTGTTCGTCACCCACGTCCACCTCGACCATGCGGGGGGCGCGGGTGCCCTGCTGCCGTCCCTGCCCAACGCCAAGGTGGTCATACACCCGCGGGGCGCACGCCATCTGATCGAACCCAGCAAGCTGGTCGCTGGCAGCGTCGCCGTTTACGGCGAAGAGCCATTCCGGCGGATGTACGGGGATATCGCCCCGATCCCCGAGGATCGCGTTCATATCGCCGCTGATGGCGAACGCTTCCGCTTGGGTGGGCGCGACCTCGAGGCCATCCACACGGAGGGCCACGCCCGCCA from Pseudomonadota bacterium includes these protein-coding regions:
- a CDS encoding c-type cytochrome, with the protein product MLAVMRPVALATAAVLSMGFFQGAAAEQSKGELLFETCRGCHGIPGYKNNYPTYKVPMLGGQSEQYIVDALNAYKNGTRKHETMHAQASSLSTDDMRAIASYLSAATEVSSETTGKAPAAAAACSACHGPNGKAIAPNFPSLAGQHADYLAFSLKRYRSGERNNAIMAGFASNLDDDTIKGLAAYFSSQRDGLTTVER
- a CDS encoding MBL fold metallo-hydrolase, which translates into the protein MLTRYAHGITAVDSALIRPGFDAVHVITDGGRAAIVDTGTGHSVPHILEALGELGIDPAVVDYLFVTHVHLDHAGGAGALLPSLPNAKVVIHPRGARHLIEPSKLVAGSVAVYGEEPFRRMYGDIAPIPEDRVHIAADGERFRLGGRDLEAIHTEGHAR